TTGTGTATCCCTTCTGGTAGGTTGTGAGAGATCTCTCCCTCTACATCATGATCCAGGGAGAGGTGTGGTTTTGGCGGGAACCAGTCACGCAGCAGGGACCAATCATTAATTGAGCAGAAACGATTCATGCAATAGGATCCAGTCATGAAGCAGGTACCAGTCATGTAGCAGGAGCCAGTCATGGAGCAGATACCAATCATGCAGCAGGAATCAGTCAGGCAGCAGGAACCAATCATTCAACAAGAGCCAGTCATACAACAGGTACCAATCATGCAACAGGAGCCAGTCATGCAACAGGTACCAATCATGCAGCAGGAGCCAGTCATGCAACAGGTACCAATCATGCAGCAGGAGCCAGTCATGCAACAGGTACCAATTATGCAGCAGGATCCAGTCATGCAACAGGTACCAATCATGCAGCAGGTACCAATCATACAACAGGTGCCAATCATGCAGCAGAAGCCAATCATGCAACAGGTACCAATCATGCAGCAAGTACCAATCATGCAGCAGGAGCCAGTCATGCAACAGGTACCAATCATGCAGCAGGAGCCAGTCATGCAACATGTACCAATCATGCAGCAGGAGACAGTCATGCAACAGGTACCAATCATGCAGCAGGTACCAATCATGCAGCAGGAGCCAGTCATGCAACAGGTACCAATCATGCAGCAGGTACCAATCATGCAACAGGTGCCAATCATGCAGCAGGAGCCAGTCATGCAACAGGTACCAATCATGCAGCAGGCACCAATCATGCAACAGGTGCCAATCATGCAGCAGGAGCCAGTCATGCAACAGGTACCAATCATGCAACAGGTACCAATCTTGCAGCAGGAGCCAGTCATGCAACAGGTACCAATCATGCAGCAGGAGCCAGTCATGCAACAGGTACCAATCATGCAGCAGGAGCCAGTCATGCAACAGGTACCAATCATGCAGAAGGAGCCAGTCATGCAACAGGTGCCAATCATGCAGCAGGAGCCAGTCATGCAACAGGTGCCAATCATGCAGCAGGAGCCAGTCATGCAACAGGTACCAATCATGCAGAAGGAGCCAGTCATGCAACAGGTGCCAATCATGCAGCAGGAGCCAGTCATGCAACAGGTGCCAATCATGCAGCAGGAGCCAGTCATGCAACAGGTGCCAATCATGCAGCAGGTACCAATCATGCAGCAGGAGCCAGTCATGCAACAGGTACCAATCATGCAACAGGTACCAATCATGCAACAGGTACCAATCATGCAGCAGGAGCCAGTCATGCAGCAGGTACCAATCATGCAGCAAGAGCCAATCATGCAACAGGTACCAATCATGCAACAGGAGCCAGTCATGCAACAGGTACCAATCATGCAGCAGGAGCCAATCATGCAGCAGGAGCCAGTCATGCAACATGTACCAATCATGCAACAGGTACCAATCATGCAACAGGTACCAATCATGCAACAGGTACCAATCATGCAACAGGTACCAATCATGCAACAGGAGCCAATCATGCAGCAGGAGCCAGTCATGCAACAGGTACCAATCATGCAACAGGTACCAATCATGCAACAGGTACCAATCATGCAGGAACCAATGCATTACGCAGCTCCGACCACTTCCCGGCGTCCTCCCTTCTCGTGTCGTTCAGATGGAAATTGACAATTATGTTTCTTCCTCAAATTTATGGTGTTGCTACcccgagtatgtgtgtgtgtgggggggggtgtgtgggtgtgtgtgtgtggggggggggggtgtggggggggggggggtggggggg
The Procambarus clarkii isolate CNS0578487 chromosome 51, FALCON_Pclarkii_2.0, whole genome shotgun sequence DNA segment above includes these coding regions:
- the LOC138351797 gene encoding uncharacterized protein; this encodes MEQIPIMQQESVRQQEPIIQQEPVIQQVPIMQQEPVMQQVPIMQQEPVMQQVPIMQQEPVMQQVPIMQQDPVMQQVPIMQQVPIIQQVPIMQQKPIMQQVPIMQQVPIMQQEPVMQQVPIMQQEPVMQHVPIMQQETVMQQVPIMQQVPIMQQEPVMQQVPIMQQVPIMQQVPIMQQEPVMQQVPIMQQAPIMQQVPIMQQEPVMQQVPIMQQVPILQQEPVMQQVPIMQQEPVMQQVPIMQQEPVMQQVPIMQKEPVMQQVPIMQQEPVMQQVPIMQQEPVMQQVPIMQKEPVMQQVPIMQQEPVMQQVPIMQQEPVMQQVPIMQQVPIMQQEPVMQQVPIMQQVPIMQQVPIMQQEPVMQQVPIMQQEPIMQQVPIMQQEPVMQQVPIMQQEPIMQQEPVMQHVPIMQQVPIMQQVPIMQQVPIMQQVPIMQQEPIMQQEPVMQQVPIMQQVPIMQQVPIMQEPMHYAAPTTSRRPPFSCRSDGN